A single window of Paenibacillus sp. FSL H8-0537 DNA harbors:
- a CDS encoding FAD-dependent oxidoreductase, translating to MKKGASLLEKQKVVIIGAGIVGACMAYHLAKRNQDVTIIERHPTAAREVTEKSFAWIHTTHRVAPQYRHLYDSASEEYLALQQELSELQIQWHGALTWGDSNLNEQIYLQNLNREQIEALEPNLKEYPNDAMFAKEEGAVDPIELTQLLLRKAQEYGAKVQFDTNVTQLQQENSRLIGVHTSNGFMESDVVVLAAGTGVSELCNSLGCPVPVTPSPSILIRMKTSSRLIHTLISNAQFEVRQLTDHSLLAAEDYIDDSEENGPEAVGKRAFETLRRSLKGGEQLELESIKVGLRPMPEDGYPIVGFHNQMKGLYVTVMHSAITLAPLIARLAATEIINRESRCELEPCRFSRFKQYDELS from the coding sequence ATGAAAAAGGGGGCGTCACTGCTGGAAAAACAAAAAGTAGTCATTATAGGAGCAGGAATTGTCGGAGCCTGTATGGCCTATCATCTAGCAAAACGAAATCAGGATGTAACCATTATTGAACGACACCCTACCGCAGCCCGTGAAGTTACAGAAAAATCATTTGCCTGGATACATACAACACATAGGGTGGCTCCCCAGTACAGACATTTGTATGACAGTGCTTCAGAAGAATACCTCGCACTGCAGCAAGAGCTATCCGAATTACAAATTCAATGGCACGGAGCATTAACGTGGGGCGATTCGAACCTAAATGAACAAATCTACCTTCAAAATTTAAACCGAGAGCAGATTGAGGCATTGGAACCGAATCTGAAGGAGTATCCGAACGATGCGATGTTTGCCAAAGAAGAAGGAGCAGTAGATCCGATCGAATTAACGCAACTATTGTTAAGAAAAGCACAGGAATACGGAGCAAAGGTACAGTTTGATACCAACGTTACACAACTGCAGCAAGAAAATTCACGCTTAATAGGCGTACATACATCAAACGGATTTATGGAGTCGGATGTTGTGGTATTAGCGGCGGGTACAGGCGTATCCGAACTTTGCAATTCGTTAGGTTGCCCTGTACCAGTAACGCCGTCACCTTCCATTCTGATTCGAATGAAGACCTCGAGTAGACTAATACACACATTAATCTCGAATGCGCAGTTTGAAGTGCGTCAGCTAACCGATCATTCATTGCTAGCTGCGGAAGATTATATCGATGATTCGGAGGAAAATGGACCAGAGGCCGTGGGCAAACGTGCCTTCGAGACGCTGCGTCGCAGCCTGAAGGGTGGGGAGCAATTGGAGCTGGAAAGCATCAAAGTTGGGTTGAGACCAATGCCAGAGGACGGCTATCCAATTGTAGGCTTTCATAATCAGATGAAGGGACTTTATGTGACGGTGATGCATTCTGCCATTACTCTGGCTCCGCTAATTGCGCGTCTAGCTGCAACTGAAATAATCAATCGAGAATCAAGATGCGAACTAGAGCCTTGTCGTTTCTCCCGATTTAAGCAGTATGACGAGCTATCATAA
- a CDS encoding 5'-deoxyadenosine deaminase: protein MTTILIRNATIMTMNESGDILTGDLLIRGKRIAQIGGEITTDGVDRIIEADGKVILPGFVQTHIHLCQTLFRGRADDLALIEWLRERIWPLEAAHSPDSVYYSAMLGIGELIRSGTTTILDMETVHHTESAFQAILESGIRAISGKVMMDHGTEVPLALQENTQQSLQQSVDLLEKWNGAGDGRIQYAFCPRFVVSCTEELLIGVRDLSEQYKVKVHTHASENTGEIAIVEAERGKRNVVYLDHIGLARPNLILAHSIWLDEEEKRIIKERGVKVTHCPGSNMKLASGIAEIPELLREGIDIGIGADGAACNNNLDMYQEMRLTAFIQKVKHGPTVMDARTVLRMATMGGAKVLGMEDDIGSLEEGKLADLQMLDLEDFHVYPSYDADWFSRVVYAATRGDVDTVIIDGQIVMEKRIMKTIDKPLVLREADRSLRGLLARL from the coding sequence ATGACGACTATACTTATTCGCAACGCAACGATAATGACGATGAATGAAAGTGGCGATATTTTAACGGGGGATTTGCTCATTCGCGGCAAGCGTATTGCTCAAATTGGCGGTGAGATAACGACTGATGGGGTGGATCGAATCATTGAGGCTGATGGGAAAGTTATACTTCCCGGCTTCGTACAGACACATATACATCTATGCCAGACGTTATTTCGCGGTCGGGCAGATGATCTGGCTTTAATCGAATGGCTGCGCGAGCGGATTTGGCCGCTAGAGGCGGCTCACAGCCCAGATTCGGTTTATTATTCCGCTATGCTGGGCATCGGCGAGCTGATCCGCAGCGGGACAACAACGATTTTGGATATGGAGACGGTGCATCATACCGAGTCGGCATTCCAGGCGATATTAGAGAGCGGCATTCGCGCCATTTCCGGCAAGGTGATGATGGACCATGGCACGGAAGTGCCGCTGGCGCTTCAGGAAAATACACAGCAATCATTGCAGCAAAGCGTGGATTTGCTCGAAAAATGGAATGGCGCTGGCGACGGCCGGATCCAATATGCTTTTTGTCCAAGGTTCGTTGTGTCTTGTACAGAGGAATTGCTCATTGGAGTACGCGATTTATCCGAGCAATATAAGGTTAAGGTGCATACCCATGCTTCCGAAAATACCGGAGAGATCGCAATTGTGGAAGCGGAACGCGGCAAGCGCAACGTCGTTTATTTGGATCATATCGGGCTGGCAAGGCCGAATTTGATTTTGGCCCACAGCATTTGGCTCGATGAGGAAGAGAAGCGGATTATTAAGGAAAGAGGCGTGAAGGTCACCCATTGCCCCGGCTCCAATATGAAGCTGGCATCCGGCATTGCGGAAATTCCCGAGCTGCTGCGCGAAGGCATCGATATTGGCATTGGAGCGGATGGCGCGGCATGCAACAACAATTTGGATATGTATCAGGAAATGCGGCTGACCGCCTTTATCCAGAAGGTGAAGCATGGCCCAACGGTCATGGATGCGCGCACCGTGCTGCGGATGGCGACGATGGGCGGCGCGAAGGTGCTCGGCATGGAAGACGACATTGGCAGCTTAGAGGAAGGCAAGCTAGCGGATTTGCAAATGCTTGATTTGGAGGATTTTCATGTGTATCCGTCCTATGATGCAGATTGGTTCTCGCGGGTGGTTTATGCGGCAACCCGTGGCGACGTGGATACCGTAATCATTGACGGACAAATCGTCATGGAGAAGCGCATTATGAAGACGATTGACAAGCCGCTTGTGCTGCGGGAGGCTGATCGTTCCCTTCGCGGACTGCTGGCAAGGCTGTAG